The DNA region AGAATCAATAAAATATACAGATTTAAAAATATTTGGATTTGATAAAAATTATAAAATGATAGAAATAGCTTTAAGAAATGCGCAAACTTTCAAATTAGATAAATACATTAAATTCGAAAAAAGTAATATGGAAAGTATAAAATTAAATTATAATAATGGATATATTATTACAAACCCACCATATGGTCTGAGAATTAAAGATAAAATACATGCTGAAAAGATTTATGAACAAATGAGATATTTAAAAAAACAATTCCCACATTTTGATTATTCTATTATTACATCGCATGAAAAATTTGAACATTTTTTTGGACAAAAAGCTAATAAAAAGAAAAAAATAATAAATGGAAATCAAATTTTATATATATATGAATTCAAAAATTAAGGAGGAAAAAAAAACAGCTCAAACTAAATTAAAAAATATTATAAAAACCTCCTGTTTTTGAATAATTTTATGATATAATAAAAACAAGAGGTGAAAAAATGAAATATTACAGAATTAAAGAATTTGCAAAATTAATAGGCAAAACACCGCAAACATTAAGAATATGGGATGAAAAAGGTATTTTTAAGCCGGATCATATTTCTGAAGGTGGGCATAGATATTATTCTGAAAAACAATTAAATGATTTTTTAAAGATAAAACACAACATCAACAAAACAAAGAAAACTATTGGTTATTGCAGAGTAAGTAGTAGAAAACAAAAAAATGATTTAGAAAGGCAAATTGAATACGTGAAACAATATTTAATTGCCCAAGGAAAACCTTTTGAAATAATAACTGATATAGGAAGTGTGATTAATTATAATAAAAAAGGTTTAAACGAATTATTAGATAAAATAATAAATGAAGAAATTGATAAAATAGTTGTTTTATATAAAGACAGATTATTAAGATTTGGATTTGAACTAATTGAAAATATAGCAAATAAATTCGGTGTAACGATTGAAATAATAGATAACACAGAAAAAACAGATGAAGAAGAATTGACTGAAGATTTGATACAAATTATAACTGTGTTTAGCAGCAAATTAAATGGCAAAAGAGCTCATAAAGCAAAAAAAATAATTCATCAATTAAAAGAAGAAGATAACAATGATAAAAACATATAAAATTAAATTGCGTGTAAATAATAAGGAACGAACAAAATTAATGGCTGCAGCAGGGACAGCAAGATGGGCATATAATTTTGCTCTTGCAAAAATAGAAGAGTACTATAAAGAAACAGGAAAAATCATTGGAGATAGAGCAATAAGGAAAGAATTAACACAATTAAAACAAACTAACGAATATAATTGGCTATATAAATATTCAAACAATATCACGAAACAAGCTATAAAAGATGCTTGTGCTGCATATAAAAGATTTTTTAAAAAATTAGCAAACAAACCAAAATTTAAGGCAAAGAAAAAATCAAAACCCAGTTTCTATGTAGATCCGTATAAAATTAAGTTTAAAAATACAAAGGTGCTAATAGAAAAAATAGGATGGTTAAGACTGTTTGAAAAAGATAAAATACCAGAAAGGGGCAAATATTATAATCCGAGAGTAACATATGACGGAATTGATTGGTATCTAAGTATAAGTTTCGAAACAGAGAATATAGAAGTTGATAATGGAAAATATACAGAAGGTATAGGAATAGATTTAGGAATTAAAACATTAGCAACTATAAGCAATGGTTCAAAATATGAAAATATAAATAAAAAACATAAAGTTAAAAAGATATTAAA from Marinitoga hydrogenitolerans DSM 16785 includes:
- a CDS encoding IS607 family transposase encodes the protein MKYYRIKEFAKLIGKTPQTLRIWDEKGIFKPDHISEGGHRYYSEKQLNDFLKIKHNINKTKKTIGYCRVSSRKQKNDLERQIEYVKQYLIAQGKPFEIITDIGSVINYNKKGLNELLDKIINEEIDKIVVLYKDRLLRFGFELIENIANKFGVTIEIIDNTEKTDEEELTEDLIQIITVFSSKLNGKRAHKAKKIIHQLKEEDNNDKNI
- a CDS encoding RNA-guided endonuclease InsQ/TnpB family protein, producing MIKTYKIKLRVNNKERTKLMAAAGTARWAYNFALAKIEEYYKETGKIIGDRAIRKELTQLKQTNEYNWLYKYSNNITKQAIKDACAAYKRFFKKLANKPKFKAKKKSKPSFYVDPYKIKFKNTKVLIEKIGWLRLFEKDKIPERGKYYNPRVTYDGIDWYLSISFETENIEVDNGKYTEGIGIDLGIKTLATISNGSKYENINKKHKVKKILKRLKRLQRQISRKYEQNKIQHKGGEVRYQKTKNIIKLESKIRKIHIRLKNIRNDYIHKITASLVKTKPEYIVVEDLNISGMMKNKHLSKEIQQSKLYEIIRQLEYKTKKHGIKLIKADRYYPSSKKCHKCGKIKKDLKLSDRIYMCECGYKNDRDLNA